From Acidimicrobiia bacterium, one genomic window encodes:
- a CDS encoding MerR family transcriptional regulator, whose amino-acid sequence MAGRFLASANQKVRATKKPSLHRSSQVSSTEGEEVSILDRLENNGDVLGAFRAPEVCEVAGVTYRQLDYWSRTGLVKPGIKDASGSGTRRLYSFKDLVLIRAIKGLIEAGMSLQKIREAIDYVRGAMTEDPSELTLIATEGTILVFGPGEESRLIDALKGGQISLSIALGPLYNELKKSVAELERAKRRHPSREIRVGSVSDGQLSLF is encoded by the coding sequence ATGGCTGGTCGCTTTTTAGCATCGGCGAATCAAAAGGTAAGGGCTACTAAGAAGCCCTCTCTACATCGAAGCTCCCAGGTTTCGAGTACCGAAGGGGAGGAGGTTTCCATTCTCGACCGATTGGAAAACAACGGCGATGTCTTGGGAGCTTTTCGGGCGCCGGAAGTATGTGAGGTCGCTGGGGTTACCTATCGCCAGTTGGATTACTGGAGTAGAACCGGTCTCGTAAAGCCAGGGATCAAGGATGCATCAGGCTCGGGTACGAGACGCCTGTACTCTTTCAAAGACCTGGTGCTCATAAGGGCGATCAAGGGTCTTATCGAAGCTGGTATGAGCCTCCAAAAGATAAGGGAGGCCATCGATTACGTTAGAGGCGCAATGACTGAAGATCCTTCTGAACTGACTCTCATTGCCACAGAGGGCACTATTTTGGTGTTCGGACCGGGGGAAGAGTCGCGGCTCATCGATGCGTTGAAGGGAGGGCAGATCTCGTTGTCGATCGCTCTCGGTCCTTTGTATAACGAGCTAAAAAAGAGTGTCGCCGAGCTAGAAAGAGCAAAGAGGCGCCACCCCTCTCGGGAAATTCGTGTGGGGAGCGTTTCAGACGGACAGCTCAGCTTATTTTGA